The genome window AACCTGAGGGAGTCCATGGTTCCTCTCAGGTGGTGGATCACCACTTTGACTGGACGGATAATTCCTGGCAAGGAATTCCCCTCAAAGACTTAATTATTTACGAACTCCACGTCGGTACGTTTACCCCAGAGGGAACCTTTGAATCGATTATTCCTCGCTTGAGTTACCTTCAGGATTTAGGCATAACCGCGATTGAAATTATGCCCGTTGCCCAGTTTCCCGGAAGTCGCAACTGGGGGTATGACGGGGTTTATGTCTATGGTGTCCAAGAGTCTTATGGGGGACCTGCGGGATTGAAAAAGCTCGTGGATGCTTGCCACCAAGCGGGGATCGCGGTCATTTTAGATGTGGTGTATAACCATTTAGGACCTGAAGGCAACTATCTCTGGGCGTATGGTCCCTACTTTACGGATCAATATCGTACCCCTTGGGGTAATGCCGTTAACTTTGATGGCGCTTATAGTAATCAGGTGCGGAATTTCTTTATCCAGAATGCCCTGTACTGGTTAGATAAGTACCACATTGACGCCCTGCGCGTTGATGCAATTCACGCGATTTACGATATGAGTGCTCAACCCTTTCTACAAGAATTAGGGGATGCTGTCGCCAACTTCAATCGCACCACGCCAGTGCAACGATACGTCATCGCCGAAAGTGATCTCAACGACGTGCGCGTGATTAAACCCAGGGAAGACGGCGGATTTGGTCATGATGCTCAATGGTGCGATGACTTTCACCACATCTTGCATACTCTGTTAACGGGCGAACTATCGGGATATTACGAAGATTTTGGCAAAATTGAGCAGTTGGCAGTTGCTCTGCGCGAAGGCTATATCTATAGTGGACAATATTCCAGCTTCCGCAAACGCAACCATGGCAATTCAGCAGCAGATCGTCCGGCGGAACAGTTTGTCGTCTGTATCCAGAACCACGATCAAATTGGCAATCGACTGATTGGCGATCGCTTATCCACTTTGGTAGACTTTCAGGGGTTGAAGGTAGCGGCGGCGACGGTATTGCTTTCTCCCTATGTCCCGATGCTATTTATGGGCGAAGAATATGGAGAAGAGGCACCGTTTCAGTATTTTGTCAGTCACAGTGATCCCGATTTAATTGAAGGCGTGCGTACCGGGAGGGCTGAAGAGTTTAAAGCATTTGGTTGGGACAACGCCCCTGATCCCCAAGGGACAAAAGTCTTTGAGCAGTCAAAACTACAGTGGGAGAAGATAGAGCAAGACAACTATGCCGTATTGCGACGCTGGTACAAACGGTTAATTCAGCTACGCAAAGAGACCCCAGCTTTGGCTAAACTAGATCGGCAGAATCTTAATGTATCCAGCTTGTCCTCAGAAAAGGTTATTGTTATCCATCGCACGGCTGGAGATAGCCAAGCTATCGGCTTGATCAACTTTGCCCACGATGCAGTAACCGTTTCGCCTCAGATTCCCCCAGGGAACTTCTCAAAAGTGATTGACTCGGCGGATAAGGAATGGATGGGTGAGGGATCTCAACTCTCCCAACAGCTACAAGCTGGACAATCCTTAACCCTTGCTCCTCTGAGTTTTGCCTTATATGCTCAGTGACCTGAAGGGGTGACAAGCCGTCCAAAACCTTTGAAAATCAGGTTTTAAGTGACATTAGTATCTCCAAAAATGAAGCCTTATTGACATCTTTATTGACAGATGAAGACCACCTGAGCAGATATATTCAAGCGAAGCGTTGTGCAGGGGGTATGGGGGGCTAGTCCCCCAGAAAAAACTGCTATCTTTGACCTTATCTGTGACAAGAAGAAAAGGGATAAAAGCAGGATGGCTCAACACTTCAGCTAGTTTGTCACCCCGTTAACTCCGTGACACTAGCCTCGGTTCAGTCGTTAGAAAGAGGCGCAATCTGCCCAAAAGGGGATGTAAGCCCAGTCAAAATCATACCATTATCAACAAATAAGGTGTTACCTAGAGATAATGCATGTATTGGTTGATTTGTCAATCTTGGTGGCTGATATCAAATTCGCTTTTGTCACCCCCTTTATCCCTTGAGGTACGTTTTCCTGGAAACCATCTGCCTTGGAGCTTTCCTGTCCGGTACTTTTGGTATTGCTCAGTGTTAATCCCTGTATAATTAACTAATGTTAAGCTATGATTTAAGCATTACGTTCAACGTCACTATCCTACGGTTTGACATCTTTGTTAACAAGCAATTTTTAAATCTAGTCCCAGAGCCAACGTTCTGTCAGTTCTTTAACCCCTTGAAAAGCTTATGATGCGGATTCCAGTCGCCACCTATAGAATTCAATTTAATCCTGAGTTTACCTTTGAGTCAGCCAAAGCCATTCTTTCCTACTTGGCTGAATTAGGAATTTCTGACTTTTATGCATCCCCCATATTTAAAGCCCGATCCGGTAGCACTCATGGCTACGATGTCGTTGATCCCAATCAAATAAACCCAGAACTCGGCGGATTGGAGAACTTCGAGTCTCTAATTGAGGAAGTGCAAAAGCACGGATTAGGATGGCTTCAGGATATTGTGCCGAACCACATGGCTTTTGATCGTCAAAATCCCATGCTGGTCGAAGTTTTAGAGAATGGTCCTAATTCTCAATATAAAGACTACTTTGATATTAATTGGGAACATCACTATGAGGGCATTAGAGAGCGAGTTTTAGCGCCATTTTTAGGAAAATTCTGTGGCGATTGCTTAGAAAGTGGTGAACTTAAACTCCAGTATAACCAAGAAGGTTTTACGATTAATTACTATGACCTACAGTTTCCCATTCGCATCGAATCCTACTCCAATGTCGTCACCTATGATTTGGCACGTATTCGCCGGAAATTAGGCAGGAATCATCCCGATTTTGTCAAGTTTCTGGGCGCTCTATATGCGCTAAAATACATTCCCTCTGGCGAAGAAGGAATGGAACGCTATGACCAGATTGGCTTTATCAAGAGTATGTTATGGGAACTCTGGAATGATAGTGTCGAGATCAGGGAGTTCATCGACGAAAATATTCAAATCTTTAATGGCGAACCCGGAAAACCCGAAAGCTTTGATTTGTTAGAGAAATTATTGGCTGAGCAGTTTTTCCGCCTTGCGTACTGGAAGGTGGGGAATGAAGAACTGAATTATCGGCGATTTTTCACGGTTAATGACCTGATTTCCGTTCGCATCGAGGATGAGCGGGTGTTTAATCACAATCATGCGTTGATATTGAAGCTGATTGAGGAAAATAAATTTAGCGGCATTAGAATCGATCATATCGATGGACTGTACGATCCGGCTCAATATTTGAATCGCTTGCGAGATCATGCCTCTGATGCGTATATCGTGGTTGAGAAAATCTTGGAAGAGCATGAAGATTTGCCGCTAACGTGGCCCGTACAAGGGACGAGTGGGTATGATTTCTTAAACAAAGTTAATGGCATTTTTTGTCATCACCAGACTCAGCCTAAGTTTGACAGCGTTTACTATCGCTTTATCGGGCATTCCATATCCTATAAAGCCATAATTGAAGACAAAAAGCGATTGATTATCGCCAAGCATTTGACTGGAGATATCGATAATTTAGCCAATTTACTCCAACGAATTTCTGGTCGGTACAGATACGCTAGTGACTTTACTATATATGCGCTGAAAGCTGCTTTAGTCGAAATCATGGCGCTGTTTCCCGTATACCGAACCTACATTAATCCAGAAGGGTTGAGCAAAGCGGATCGAGATTGTATTGAGTATGTCATTAGCAAAGCCAAAGAAAATACGCCGATTTTCTTTAACGAACTGACGTTTATTGAGAAATTTTTATTACTGGAGGTTGATGAGTCACTCAATCCCGAAGAAGCCGAACAATGGCGTTATTTTGTCATGCGGCTGCAGCAGTTTACCGGACCGCTGACAGCCAAGGGGGTGGAAGATACGACATTCTATATTTATAACCGTCTCATCTCTCTTAATGAAGTGGGTGGTAATCCGGGTGAGTTTGGCGTTTCCTTAGACGACTTTCATGACTTTAACCAACACCGCATCGCTTATTGGCCCCATACAATCAATACAACAGCAACCCACGATACAAAACGGGGTGAAGATGTGAGAGCCAGAATTAATGTCATCTCAGAAATTCCCGGCGAGTGGGATAGTATGTTGAGAAAATGGCAGGAAATAAATGCGGTTCACAAGGATTGTATTGATGGGTTAGATATTCCTGATCCCAATGACGAATATTTTCTTTACCAAACCTTGCTGGGAACCTTTCCCTTTAATGAAACGGAGTTCCCTACTTATGTGCAGCGGATCAAAGACTATATTATTAAGGCAATCCGAGAGGCAAAAGTCCATACCGCTTGGTTGAGACCCGATACTAACTATGAAGAAGGGTTTATTCGGTTTGCGGAACGCTTACTCAAAGATATGCCTGATAATCCCTTTTTAGAAGCGTTTCTACCCTTTCAACGCAAAGTCCAACATTACGGCGTTTTTAATAGTCTCTCCCAAGCCTTGTTGAAATTGACATCTCCCGGCGTTCCTGATTTTTACCAAGGAACGGAACTGTGGGATTTAAGTTTAGTCGATCCCGATAATCGTCGTCCGGTGGATTTTGAACAGCGGCTGGCGTTAGTTCAAGACTTGAAACAGCGCTACGAAACGGATAAGTTGGGTTTAGTTCAGGAACTTTGTCAGAGTCCAGAAGACGGTCGAATTAAGTTATTCGTCATCTATCAAGCCCTAAAAACTCGGCGCGAGTATTTAGAATTATTCCAACGTGGTGATTACCACAAACTGACTGTTATTGGTAGCTTGAAGGATCATGTTGTTACCTTTGCCCGAACTTGGGATCATACAACGGTGATTGTCATTGTCCCTCGGCTGTTGACGAGTTTAGTGAAGCCAGGAGAATATCCCATGGGTGAACAAGTTTGGCAAGAAACCCGGATTTCTTTACCCTCTAGTTCGTCGTCTGTGTGGCGGGATGTGATGACGGGACGGGAAATTCAGGGGGACGATACGCTGTGGATTCGAGATGTTCTCACTGATTTTCCAGTGGCGTTATTGGTGAATCAAAATCAGCAGGAATGATGAATAGATAAACACCGTAGGGGCGACCCGCCGCATATAATTCATACCACCAAACCATTAATTTGTTCGGGTCGCCCTCCCCAGGGTATCGGTAATTATCTGACATCACTTACTTTGAGAAAAGGGCGAGTCGAGACAGGTTAATTCTCACATCATCTATTGATGCAGCGACTCGCCCCTACAAAACCAATTAACCCCCCGTACCGACGAGAAAAGGGCGAGTCGAGACAGTTGAATTCTCACGCCATCTATTGATGCAGCGACTCGCCCCTACAAATCCAATTATCAATTACCAATCAACCATTAACCATCAACCATCAACCATTAACCATTAACCATTAACAAATAACAAAATGATTCACTGATTAAACACCATGGCTGGATCAAGGCGTGTCACTTTCTGAATCGCGAAAATCGCCGAACCGACGCACATTCCCACCGTGATCGCCAAAACCGCGATCGCAGATACGGGGGTGATCAAAATCACAATCCCCTGAGTGGCTGATGTCCACAGGGCTACACCATAGCAGAGGAACATGGCTGGGAGATAACCCAGAACCGACATCCACAGCGCCTGTTCAATAATTACGCCGTAAATGCGCCAATCTGACGCGCCAATTGCCTTTAGCGTACCAAATTCTTTAATATGGTCAGCTACGGAGGAATAAAGAATTTGACCGACAATAATCACACCAACCACCACACCAACCACTGCCCCCAAACCTAGAATAAAGCCAATTCCGGTTCGCTGTTGCCAAAAGTTTTGATTCTTTTTAATAAACTCCTCGCGAGTATAGGTACTGACATTCGGTAACGCTTTCTCTAATCGTGCTTTCAGTTGTGACAAATCCTGACCCGGTTCCGCCGCAATTAAAACATATTGAATCAAATCAGAAGCGACTAATGAATTCGGTGGCGGTGGCGATTGATTCTGTAGTTCTGCTTCCGTTGTTCTCGAATAAGTATTGGTACAAATTAAATCCTCAGCACCTGACGGTAATTTACAGGACAGTTCCGACTTTTGACCCGATGTTAAGAACGCATTAGCACTGGTTAGGGAGGTAAACATGAAGGAATTGGACACAATCGATGCATTCCCTTGGGTGAAACCTATCACTTGGGCGGGCAAGGAATTGACGCGGGCAATATCCCCAATCTGTTGAATATTTAGAGAATCTTGGTTGGTTGCATCCACAATAATTTTATAGGGTTCAGTTAAGTCCCTGACATCGCCTTGCACTAGATTGATGGGTTGAAAGAGTTGCCCATTGGGGTCAAATCCGACTACTCTGACGCGGGTAATTTCCCCTTGAGGCGGATTCCATAACGCGCCACTAAAAATAAGGGCTTCGGCTTTGGCTACCCCTTCCACCTGACGGGCGGAGATAACATGGGATAAGGGAATGGGTAGTGTCAGTTCAAGTTGCACCAACTTATCTGATGCGACCCAAATATCTGCATTAGAATTGTAAATTAACTGAGCCGTGGATTGGGTAAATCCATTAAAAATACCCGTTTGCAACGTGACTAAACTCACCGCAAACATAATTCCAGCTTGGGCGACTAAAAAGCGGGGAATGTCTTCAAGTAAGTTTTTTCGGGCAAGAGAAACCATTTTCGTGTGTTTTTTGTTTAGAATCTCTCTGAAAATTTGGTCGGGGCGGGTTTAGTTGCATCTGGGTGAGGGAAGAAACAATAATAGTAAAACCCGCCCCTACATAAAAACGTTCTCATGCTTCATCTTCGGAAGGCCACAACAAGCGAACTGCCATTAAGGCGAAACCCACCGCCGCGATCGCTTTGAGAATTCGCACCGGGAACAGTTGCGCTACGCCTCCCCCTGCTAATACGCCAATCAACGTGGCTAATAGCAATGCGGCTACAGCCCCCAAGAATACCGCACGAGGCGACTTGAGGCTACCCCCAAGCGCGATCGCCGCCAGTTGGCTTTTGTCACCAATTTCGGCTAAAAATACGGTGATGAAACTTAATCCTAGTAATTGCCAATCCATAATCTTCAAAACTCTCTGATTCAGTCAGGGCTGGTTTCGTAAAACCCGCCCCTACACACTCCAATTTGTTTCATCCGAGTTGCACCACATCCCACAGCAGCATAACGGAAATGAAGAGTAATAATGTCCCGGCGGCGGTTTCCAGGGTTTTGGGCGGTAAACGCTTGGCTAACCAGGTTCCCAGTAAGACACCGATTAAACTGGTGGTAATTAGTGCGATCGCGGCACCTGTAAAGACTATCCACGGCGATTGAGATTCTGCACTGATCAGCAGGGTTGCCAGTTGGGTTTTATCGCCAATCTCAGCTAGAAAAATAGTTAGGAAGGTGGAACTAAAGATACCCCATATCCCCCGTTGGCGCTTGACGATGGGACGCAAACTGTTCGGAGTGGGGGAAATTGGTAACTCAGACGGATCAGAGACATCTTTGGGGGCTGGATTCATCAATGAAAAGGGTGCTGTCAGAACAAAACCGACGATGGGCAAGGAAGATAGTTTCACAGGGAGTTCCCAGTTTACGTCGATCTTTTTTCATATTCTATTCATCTTTGCAGAACTTTACAAATTTGACTATGATCGGGGCTAAAGTCAGCATGAGAGTCGGTG of Coleofasciculus chthonoplastes PCC 7420 contains these proteins:
- the treZ gene encoding malto-oligosyltrehalose trehalohydrolase; amino-acid sequence: MKIGSNYLGNGQCEFRVWAPFRDSVAVHIVSPQDQVIPLQKDEWGYWQETVKADPGTLYVYQLDGSLERPDPASHYQPEGVHGSSQVVDHHFDWTDNSWQGIPLKDLIIYELHVGTFTPEGTFESIIPRLSYLQDLGITAIEIMPVAQFPGSRNWGYDGVYVYGVQESYGGPAGLKKLVDACHQAGIAVILDVVYNHLGPEGNYLWAYGPYFTDQYRTPWGNAVNFDGAYSNQVRNFFIQNALYWLDKYHIDALRVDAIHAIYDMSAQPFLQELGDAVANFNRTTPVQRYVIAESDLNDVRVIKPREDGGFGHDAQWCDDFHHILHTLLTGELSGYYEDFGKIEQLAVALREGYIYSGQYSSFRKRNHGNSAADRPAEQFVVCIQNHDQIGNRLIGDRLSTLVDFQGLKVAAATVLLSPYVPMLFMGEEYGEEAPFQYFVSHSDPDLIEGVRTGRAEEFKAFGWDNAPDPQGTKVFEQSKLQWEKIEQDNYAVLRRWYKRLIQLRKETPALAKLDRQNLNVSSLSSEKVIVIHRTAGDSQAIGLINFAHDAVTVSPQIPPGNFSKVIDSADKEWMGEGSQLSQQLQAGQSLTLAPLSFALYAQ
- the treY gene encoding malto-oligosyltrehalose synthase gives rise to the protein MRIPVATYRIQFNPEFTFESAKAILSYLAELGISDFYASPIFKARSGSTHGYDVVDPNQINPELGGLENFESLIEEVQKHGLGWLQDIVPNHMAFDRQNPMLVEVLENGPNSQYKDYFDINWEHHYEGIRERVLAPFLGKFCGDCLESGELKLQYNQEGFTINYYDLQFPIRIESYSNVVTYDLARIRRKLGRNHPDFVKFLGALYALKYIPSGEEGMERYDQIGFIKSMLWELWNDSVEIREFIDENIQIFNGEPGKPESFDLLEKLLAEQFFRLAYWKVGNEELNYRRFFTVNDLISVRIEDERVFNHNHALILKLIEENKFSGIRIDHIDGLYDPAQYLNRLRDHASDAYIVVEKILEEHEDLPLTWPVQGTSGYDFLNKVNGIFCHHQTQPKFDSVYYRFIGHSISYKAIIEDKKRLIIAKHLTGDIDNLANLLQRISGRYRYASDFTIYALKAALVEIMALFPVYRTYINPEGLSKADRDCIEYVISKAKENTPIFFNELTFIEKFLLLEVDESLNPEEAEQWRYFVMRLQQFTGPLTAKGVEDTTFYIYNRLISLNEVGGNPGEFGVSLDDFHDFNQHRIAYWPHTINTTATHDTKRGEDVRARINVISEIPGEWDSMLRKWQEINAVHKDCIDGLDIPDPNDEYFLYQTLLGTFPFNETEFPTYVQRIKDYIIKAIREAKVHTAWLRPDTNYEEGFIRFAERLLKDMPDNPFLEAFLPFQRKVQHYGVFNSLSQALLKLTSPGVPDFYQGTELWDLSLVDPDNRRPVDFEQRLALVQDLKQRYETDKLGLVQELCQSPEDGRIKLFVIYQALKTRREYLELFQRGDYHKLTVIGSLKDHVVTFARTWDHTTVIVIVPRLLTSLVKPGEYPMGEQVWQETRISLPSSSSSVWRDVMTGREIQGDDTLWIRDVLTDFPVALLVNQNQQE
- a CDS encoding FtsX-like permease family protein; amino-acid sequence: MVSLARKNLLEDIPRFLVAQAGIMFAVSLVTLQTGIFNGFTQSTAQLIYNSNADIWVASDKLVQLELTLPIPLSHVISARQVEGVAKAEALIFSGALWNPPQGEITRVRVVGFDPNGQLFQPINLVQGDVRDLTEPYKIIVDATNQDSLNIQQIGDIARVNSLPAQVIGFTQGNASIVSNSFMFTSLTSANAFLTSGQKSELSCKLPSGAEDLICTNTYSRTTEAELQNQSPPPPNSLVASDLIQYVLIAAEPGQDLSQLKARLEKALPNVSTYTREEFIKKNQNFWQQRTGIGFILGLGAVVGVVVGVIIVGQILYSSVADHIKEFGTLKAIGASDWRIYGVIIEQALWMSVLGYLPAMFLCYGVALWTSATQGIVILITPVSAIAVLAITVGMCVGSAIFAIQKVTRLDPAMVFNQ
- a CDS encoding TMEM165/GDT1 family protein, which produces MDWQLLGLSFITVFLAEIGDKSQLAAIALGGSLKSPRAVFLGAVAALLLATLIGVLAGGGVAQLFPVRILKAIAAVGFALMAVRLLWPSEDEA
- a CDS encoding TMEM165/GDT1 family protein; this translates as MNPAPKDVSDPSELPISPTPNSLRPIVKRQRGIWGIFSSTFLTIFLAEIGDKTQLATLLISAESQSPWIVFTGAAIALITTSLIGVLLGTWLAKRLPPKTLETAAGTLLLFISVMLLWDVVQLG